The following are from one region of the Qipengyuania flava genome:
- the recA gene encoding recombinase RecA yields MAASLKLVEDKKVDADRQKALDAALAQIDRAFGKGSAMKLGQKETMQVEAISTGSLGLDIALGVGGLPKGRVIEVYGPESSGKTTLALHVLAEAQKAGGTVAFVDAEHALDPVYAKKLGVDIDELIVSQPDTGEQALEITDTLVRSNAIDVLVVDSVAALVPRAEIEGEMGDSHVGLQARLMSQSLRKLTGSINRSKCMVIFINQLRMKIGVMYGNPETTTGGNALKFYASVRLDIRRTGQIKDRDEVIGNTTRVKVVKNKVAPPFKQVEFDIMYGQGISKIGEILDLGVKAGVVEKSGSWFSYDSVRIGQGRENAKKFLAENEEMCAKLEAAIRGRTDEVAEEMMTGPDADED; encoded by the coding sequence ATGGCGGCAAGTCTGAAGCTCGTAGAGGACAAGAAAGTGGACGCAGACCGTCAGAAGGCATTGGACGCCGCGCTCGCGCAGATCGATCGCGCGTTCGGCAAGGGTTCGGCAATGAAGCTGGGCCAGAAGGAAACCATGCAGGTGGAGGCGATCTCCACCGGTTCGCTGGGCCTCGATATCGCGCTCGGCGTCGGCGGCCTGCCCAAGGGCCGCGTGATCGAAGTCTACGGTCCGGAAAGCTCGGGCAAGACTACGCTGGCGCTGCATGTGCTGGCCGAAGCGCAGAAGGCCGGTGGTACGGTCGCCTTCGTTGACGCGGAACACGCGCTCGATCCGGTTTACGCAAAGAAGCTCGGCGTCGATATCGACGAGCTGATCGTGTCGCAGCCCGACACCGGCGAACAGGCGCTCGAAATCACCGACACGCTGGTCCGCTCGAACGCGATCGACGTGCTCGTCGTCGACTCGGTCGCCGCGCTGGTGCCGCGCGCCGAAATCGAAGGCGAGATGGGTGACAGCCACGTCGGCCTCCAGGCCCGCTTGATGAGCCAGTCGCTGCGCAAGCTCACCGGTTCGATCAACCGTTCGAAGTGCATGGTGATCTTCATCAACCAGCTGCGCATGAAGATCGGTGTGATGTACGGTAACCCCGAAACCACCACCGGCGGCAATGCCCTGAAGTTCTACGCCTCGGTCCGCCTCGACATTCGCCGTACCGGCCAGATCAAGGACCGCGACGAAGTCATCGGCAACACCACCCGCGTCAAGGTGGTCAAGAACAAGGTGGCCCCGCCGTTCAAGCAGGTCGAGTTCGACATCATGTACGGCCAGGGCATTTCGAAGATCGGTGAAATCCTCGACCTCGGCGTGAAGGCCGGCGTGGTCGAAAAGTCGGGCAGCTGGTTCAGCTATGACAGCGTCCGCATCGGCCAAGGCCGAGAAAACGCGAAGAAGTTCCTCGCCGAGAACGAAGAGATGTGTGCCAAGTTGGAAGCCGCCATCCGCGGCCGCACCGACGAGGTCGCCGAAGAGATGATGACCGGCCCGGACGCGGACGAGGACTGA